The genomic segment TAGTAGTCTGAGTAAGGCAATGATGAAAGATTCTCTGAGTCACACTGCTGAGAGGCAGTCCCCAGGGCTACCAGGCTGTCAGTGAGGAGGATGAACCCTGTTCCAGCAGCTACAGAGCTCAATGCATTTGAGGTCAGGCTGCTCATGGCCTGGAAGAGAAAGTCTGCATTGGGCCCTCATCACCGACACAGCCCTACAGCCATTATCCCTCTGTCCATTGCACTGCAACAGTGCTTTCCTGCATCTGCTTCTCCCTTTAATTTATGCACTCATAGGGGGCACAGATTTTTTATTCATCCTTCTATCCCTTCTCACTGTCTATTGTGTCACCTGATATAATTACTAAATGTGTGTTGAATGAGAGAATGTATGAATAATTTTCTTCTTGGGGACAGGAGTTCTGTCTCCTTCACTCTTTTACCAGGCTGGGAACACCAGGCAAGCATATACCTTCAATTTCCTTAGATGGTAGGGCCAGATGTGTGTGGGTTAGGACTCAGTGGCTCTCTCCTTCACCCTCTTAAAAACCCTCTTAGAAACAAGGAATTACCAGACCATAGCTACTTCCCCCACAAACAGTGggtgtgggaagggagggagcaaCAGAGGCCTTTGTTCTTCTCCATAGCAACCATTCACTTTGCCTCTGCCACACACCCACAAAGGCGACTCAAGGAAAAGCCACATCCTGACACAGGAAGTTCCCAAGGTCATGGATGAAGACACATAGAAGGTGTATGAGACTGGTATGTGCTCGTAATGCTTGAAGCTGCCGTGTAATCCTAAGGACTAGGACACCAGGTTTTGAAGAGTTAACAGTGTAAGTGACAGCATGGGACGGGGTCAGAGCTCTGGACCTGGAAGCAGAAAACCTGGACTGCAGTCTCAGCTCTGTCCCTGACCCCTTCTGCATGCTTGAACAACTTCCTCCcgactctgagcttcagtttcctcctttATAAAATGTGTAAGACAAACATTCTGATCTCTTAAGTGGCTTCCCAACTCCCCTGAATATACAGATAAGGAAAACCATGTTTGGGATGAGCTGACAATCATGTGGGCTCCACATGTGGGACTCATGACAACATGCGGGCTCCGTTGCCCATGTGGCAGCTCTGAGCGAAGGCACTCCCCTGTCCCAATCAGGCTGCTTTTCCTTTGGTGACCCAGCTCTTCAAGCCATGTAGGTATAGGACAAGAGAGAAGAGGACAGGGCAACTACCATCCCTAACACAGTTTACTTCCAATGATGCTCAAACAGAGAAGAGCATGTCCTGGGAACCTGGCACAGAGCCTGGAAAATCAGTGTCTTTGCAAAGGAATCCTCTTATTCTGGGAGAGCCCTTTCCCCAAAATGTAGACTATGACCCAGAAGACGGTATGATGGGTTGTGTTCTCATAGGTTTGATCCTTTTATAGGTAGGTATTCTAACTTCTCTAGCTTGCGTCTGTCTTTTTTTCTGAAGCGGCTCCTGCTTTATGTAAGGAGAAAACATAGATTAGGTTCCCCAGGAGGGACCAAAGGTCATTTTCTAGAACCTTTAAGGCAATAGAATGATTCTAAGGATTTtgaggaaatcaaaagagataTTGGCAGTGACCTGAGCAGTACCACCTGCCTTCAGCTCTTCTGTCAGTGTTGACATCACAGATTTGCCTCTCCTACTACCATTCCATGTACTCTCTAGAAACCTTTGCAGACAAGAATACACATTTGCTTACCCTCATTCTTCCACCATCTTACTTTCCCCTTAGTTTTTCTTGGTCACCCCAATTACCAAGGATAGTTTTTTGGATGGTGATAGTCTCTTCCAGTCCAAATGAAGATGCCAACATCATCTCTTGGGCAGTAAAGGAACTCCCACCATACTCCTTACCACCTTATTCAGTGGTCAAGGTAACAGGTTGAAAAGAGTCTAAGataaaacccaaatccactgtggtcaattccaactcatagcaaccctataggacagagtagaactgctccatagggtttccaaggccctaaatcttgacagaagctgactgccacatctttctcctgcggaatggctggtgggtttgaactgctgacattttgattagcagccaagtgcttaaccactgtgcaaccagggctccttgagtctACGATACATAAAAGACTTAGTTTCACCCTAAGTAGCGTGTCCTTTGTCCTTGTCTCTGGACAAATAATCCTTAGAgtaagggcggggggggggggtgtggctTGGTCTGGGACTTCCAGGCCACACCTAAGGATTTGTGCTTGAGAGGGGGGCTGGCCAGACCCGAAAGGACTCAGTTGGAAGGCCCGTAACAACTAGCCTCAGAAAGCACGATTTAGCCTATCATGCAAGACTGGCCAAGAAAGCCCAGAATACTAAGGTTCAGAGAACATCCAGATTGGTGAAAGGAGGGTGGTGTTCCCTCTCTAAGACATAGCAGCTCCACACTGGGAACCTTCCAGATCTTGCTCATGGATCTCTTCCTCATGATGATCCTGATTTATATCCTTTACTATAATAAAACTAGTAGTTACAATAGCTTCCATGAGCTCTGTGAGTTGTTCCAGTGAATGAACACACCCAAGGATGGTGTGTTCTGACCTACCCCTGGGTGGCTAggggcagagaaagagagagcgtCTTGTGGGTGGCTGGTATCATAAATGATGGAGAAGTGGGAAAGCAGGGATATAATCTATCTCCAACTCCTGGGAATGGGCTTTATGCTGATTCTCACCCATGAAGCTATCTATCATTGTAGTATATTTGAAAATTTCTAATGCTTAAACAACTTAAGTAAACTCCCTCCAAACTTAGAATATGATACAGAAGTACCTACAGAAGGCAAGAAATCTGGGCTATACAACTAGTTCTACCATGGGCCAGCAGCAGTCCTTGGTCTCCCTCACCTGCTCTGAGCCTCATTTCCCTaaactgtaaaatggagattttTTTTGGCTAGAAAAGTTAACTCTGAAAAAAGGAGATTTGATGGTTTTCATACTTACAAAGTCCTCAGCTGATTTTTTCCCAGAGATAATTGAGAGGGATCCAGTAATGACAAACTGGTCAGAAAAGAGAGAAATGGTCAGTTCAATTGTTTTGTGGAAATGTGGCTACCATGTTACGGTCAATCATTCAGTCAATAAGTATTGTTGAAAAACTTTAAGGGAGCTAACACTGCAAGAATGGTGTGGGTCcatagtgacaaaaaaaaaaaaaagtgacaggaAGGCTCAATTTCTGCCCTCAGGGTTCTCTCATTGATTTTGAAGAATGGGCAGGCACAGAGAGGAGAAAGATCTATGTAGTACAAATCCTAGGACCTGAGGAGGCCAGGAAAGAAGGTGTATGAGGAAGGGAAGAGAGGTGCTAAATTACAGTGTTGACAGAGACGAGGATGAGATAGGCCAATGACTTGAAGGGATAGAAAGATGGGAGCAGCCAACAGAAGCACTTGAGGCAAGGATTCTGAAATGGCTAAGGCACAGAAACACATGGGCTTCAAGCTACTGATGTAGGTGGCCTGGGCCATTCTGGAAGCTGAGGAAAACTGGAAAGGCAAGATCAGATGTGAGAAGTCTTCCATCACAAAGCCCCAGAAGTCAGTATTTAATCCCAATGGTATTAAGAATCTAGCTTGTGGTGGGAGGCTGTTCTGAGAAGCTGAAACACCAGTTATACTTGTACCTTAGGGTTTGGTTAGGTCCAAAGAGAGTTTCGTGTTGCCAGCATGAACTAATTCTAGCTTTCATAAGACAATGTGTGTTAGAAAATTCAAGGATAAATTATGTTTTAGGGGCAGGAGCAGAGTCTCTGTGTGTGATCTCACGGAGGTGGTGCCTTGGTATAATTTATCTGcccagaatttctttttttttcctttgtataagATATTACATGGGAAAGAATTGTACCTTTTGTGGGAGGGAGTGAGGTGGCTcagactacttaaaaaaaaaaatgctctaggCTGATCTTCATAAACCATTGAGCAGAAGGCAACTAAAAGGGTTTTCCAAGTACTCAGAATTGCCCCTTAGCACATAGTAAGAGTGCCCCTGTTTCCTCACGAATCCTACCATCACTAATTCTTTGCAAACCAGTGATATCTATTGATTAGAAATTGTTTAGAAATGACCTCACTTTCTATCTACCAGatggattatttttaaaatagaatgaATCCAAAGGCCTCATGCAAAAATCAAGGTACTTTTCCAGAGGCATGTGGAACAGAGCCAGGTAAGAAATGCTGTACCGATATGATATGTCCACTATATTACCTTCCTCTCTTGCCTCTGGCCTCCCACCAACCCCTTTCTTGGCTGCTCATGCAAGAAGACAGATCCAGcccttcttctcctcttcctgCACAGGAGAGACATAATGTGGGATGATAACAGAGGGAAAGTCTAAGGCCTTggccttctttttctgtgttccaACCTCTTAGGGACTTAGTTACTCCATGACAAAGCACCAAGTTAGCATTTATAAAGCAGGTTCCCTCTTGGAGACCACACTCTACTTACACACAGAGATCCTACAAATGGGTACCCAGACATCAAAATGGTAGAAACTTCTGGCTTGAAGTGGGAAGCGTAAGGAGCAGAAGCCAAAATTGCTCCCAAACTTGAAATCACCAGGCAAGATAGGATCTGGATAGTCTGCAAGACAAATTAGGTGGGGAAAGGGATTTTTAAGAATTGGTTCAGTTCACCTCCCCAAGACAACTATTTTTACTGTCATAAAAATCCTAAAGGGATGTATTTTGGTATGCAAAGTTTTCTTTCAGGTGCTTTTGAATATGCCCTGGATATGACCTGTATGCTGTTCATGGTAAAAAATCATCAGGGCTCTTCTTATTTTAAGACCTCCTTTTAGCAGTAAGCTGGTTCGATCACTGAGTAATGGCATTTGTTCTTGCTCATGGAGAGCCCGAACACTATTTTTCACAGCTCCTCAAGTCTATTACAGTGGCTCCAGCCCCATTCCCCTTCCTGTGCTCCTGGGAACACTTGAATTTTTCCTCTACATCCCAACAGAAAGCTGGGAAGTACAGATATTTTTCCTACCACTCCCAAGATAAAAGTTAGACACGTGGACATAGAACCTATTCTGCTCAGCCTCATTGGCTCTACAGATCAAATGCCTGATTCTGACAGAAACCTAAGGTAAACCTCAAAATAAAATCACTGTACAACTAAGCACCCACTTAGCATGCATAAAGCAGTTCTCCATGCATTATGTCATGTGTATATCACAGTAAACCACAAAGCAAGCAAAGAAAGGACTTTTATCCAGCTATAGTTGATGAAACTGAATCAGGGAAGAGGTGCTGTTAAAAGAAGAACTCTTGCTTCCAGATCCAGGTTTCTTCATTTAGTTTTCACTTATCCATTTCATTAGATGAAATATAGACAGTGGTGAgcttttcattattgttgttgaCAGGACCCAGGGCATGACTCAGGAGCTGAGAGGACAGGGCATTGGAATGATCATCAACATGGGTACTGAAATAGCCAAGGTTTATGATAGGAACTCTACCGGAGGGAGAGTCAGTGATCTAGGGGTCAACATCTTCAAGGAATACGATAGAATGACCCGGAGAAGTGAAAGCGGAGGAAGTGAGTTATACAGTAGGATCACATGAGGTTCTAAAGTAGGTGGTTTTAGGGATGAAGAAAAACTGATCTGGAAGTATCTGTGAGAAACAAAGAGAATACCAACCTCACCTCCACGCCCAGAGCTGAGAGTTGCAGTAGAACCAGTCCCCTCAGGAGGTAGCTGGATTTCTGACTGCACAACAGATGAAGGGGCTTTGAGAAAAGAATTTGAAGTCAAGTTACGGTGTTAACCGAACCTGAATTCCAGAGGATATATTTGGGTAGATTTCCAAAGATGGAACAGGTAGGAATTGATTCTTAAAAGAGGATGTTCAGAACAATGTGGGGATTATAGTCCTGGATATAAGGGATGATAATCTAGAGCACTTGGGAGCTTTGTAGTGACTCAGGGAGTAAAAGTATGATGAGTCCAGATTGTCTCATCTCAAAGGGTTTGAAAAAAATGAGGTCCAAATAAGGTCTAGCTGAATCATACCGAGTAAAATTTTATGGTTAGTTCCAAAATCTCTTCTATACTAAAGGCAGATTAGGAGAAACTTAATTGAGTAGCATCCAGGTGAAAAAACACATAATGACTTTAATTAGTTTACAGAAAGGCCTAAGGAGGATATAGTCTTTCTATAAAGTCCCATTTTATGTTCCAACCAGCCTGGAGTCAgctaaggaaaaaacaaaacaaaataaaacaaaatattctcCCAGGTCCATTGTAGATTTGTAGTCTGGATACATTCACAATCTAGTCCCTCAGTTTTCTTCCTGTAAGGAGATGGATTTACCCCAAGAACTGTGGCCTCTTTTTGCAGATCACTCTTCAGATTATCCTCTTTTTGGTAGGTATGTCCATGTTTCTCTCTCTGGGGAATATTGATGTCCTTTGGAATGAAGGTGTTAAAGGTCCCCTTGGTCTTGGGCTGTGGTAGCATGATGCTGATGTTGCTGGAAGAGACAGTGAACTCAGTTAGGACCCACGGTTTTCACTGAAAGTCATAAGCCTCCTAGGGACTTTTCAGAAACTTAATAAGGTGCTTTCCCATTATCCAAGGGATGACTTGTGTATTAGGAACAAAACAGAACGTGGGGAGCAGTAGAAACCTTGGAATGCTAGCATGCTTGCCAAATCTGTCCACTGTAGACAAGAATGCCACTGgaagaaaactggaaaattttAGGAGAATCTCATAACTGAGAGGCAAACATTTCCCACAGAACTTGCTTTGCAGCCCTAGTGTATCTGCCTCTCTCCCTGCAGCAGCCCCTACTTCCAGCTTCCCTTCCCTGCTCCCTGTATCTCCTCCTCACCTGTGGCACATTCCCACACCATGTTCCCCAGGACTGTGCATGTATACTCCTTGTATACTGCCTAGTCCTCTACCCTAGCCTTAATTTTCTTTCCGTTAAGATGTTGAGTGAATCCTATTCCAGCTCTCTTTCCAATATAGGGCCTTTCCTACCCAGAGTGCCACCTTCTTTATACTGACTTAATGATTATTAATCTGAACATTTATTGAACTCCTGCTGAATTCCAGGCTCTAGGCCATAGTAGCTCTAGTTCTTACAACAACTCTGCAAGTGAAAAGTTATTAAACCCATTTTACACAACAGAAACTCTGGACTAATAAGTTCAAGTGACTTTTGTTTTTGAAATACAGTCATGTGTCACTTAATatccaggataaaaaaaaaaaagaatacgtcctgtgaaataggatgttatgtgatttcgATGTTGTGCAAACACCCTATTATATGCAGGCAGTCTTGTACAATCCATAGTTGTAAAAACCTCATGGGAGCCTTCCAGACAAAGCCTGAGAGCTGTGTCCATTGGATACAGGAGGCCAGCCTTGCTAAGCGTGCAGCCTGGAAGGGGCTGTGCTGGCAGCCTCACTGGGACTTTGTGCACAGCcaggctgggggctgtggggtgGAGAGGTGAGGCAGAGGAGCCGCTGACAGGCACTGTCCTTCGCCAGGAGTGACCGTCTGCAAGGCTGCTGGGCAGGTGAATGAAGCCAGGAAGAAGGGTAGGGGGAGGAGGCAGAAGGGGAGGCACTGAGGGATTGGAATGTGCGCTGGAGCCCTGCTGCCTGTTCACTCTGGGGGTTTGGGATCTTTAAAACCATTAGgggaaaataacaaacaaaaatagaacggctatctcttaaaacaaacaaaaaccttatgggaccacggaGATATACGGGGTCAGAGTATTGCCTAAATAGACAGCACATGACTGTAGTTACACAAAGCACTCAGCTTGGGGCATaggaagtgcttaataaataataaatataattataATTAGCCTGTGTTTGCATACTGGGAAGTACCTGAAATGGGTCGCTGTGGCCCAGAAGCTTGTGATATTTTCTTCTATACCACATGACTTCTCCTCATAcccctctttcttccttcctaacATTGCAATCTCCAGTGGTAATGTAGAGCAGTGGTCTGCTGTCCAGCAAGGTAGCTGGGCCTCTGTGGTGTCAGCAGCAGGGCTTAGTCACTGGGATGGTCCCCAGATATGTTTTCAGCACAACATTCTCCCTTCTGAGAGCCACAGTTTGGATAATGGCTTGAGGTCACCTGAAGGTGCCAGAGTTCTGCTCCCTGTCACTTCACCTCAATGTTGTCAGATGGTTCCAGGCTCTtttaggagccatggtggcacagtggttcagcacttggctgctaaccgaaaggtcagtggttagaacccaccagcactatgcagaagaaagatgtggcagtctgcttccataaatagtatagctttggaaaccctatggggcagttctactctgacctatagggccgctgtgaatcagaatcaacctgacagcaacgtGTTCCAGGCTCTCTGAAATGGAGTATATGACATATACAGGTTGGAAATGGCACACAAAATTTCATTACTAGTGAAAGAGAGTCCAATGACTGTGCCCTCTAGTTGCACATCTGGacatgtcttacagtccagttcTATACTTATGTTTCATTTCCTCCAATTACTACTAAACTCACTGTGCTAATTAACCAATTGCCTTCCGGTTGATCATGACTCATGGCGattccatgcgtgtcagagtagaactgtattcaatagggttttcaatggctagcttttcagaagtagatcaccaggccattctcccaaggagcctctgaatgaactcaaacctccagcctttcggttagcagccaaacacttaaccgttggcaccacccagggacttcttaaaCTCACCATAGGCAAATTATTTTAGTCACCTCATAGGTTTGTGATGAGGATAAGACAAGATGATGCATGTAGTGGGTTCAATATAGAGCAGGGCACATGATAAACTCAATATGTATCAGCTGTATCTAAAACTCATTAGAATGTCATCCCTGATATTTACTAGCTAGCCAGGAACAGATTATTTCTGCCGATTCATCCTCAGTTTCATAACATATAAAAGAAGGACAATAATACTATCATGAAGGACTCATGAGGATTTGAATAGATGAGTGCCTTTTCTTGCAACTCTCTGAGTTTTATCAGGTGCTCCTCAATGCTAAACAAGTATTAGTGACCTCTACCTAAATCTATCTATGCCTTGGTCAAGTTTCCCAAGTGATTTGAGTATTTTATCTGAAGCGTTATTAAAACTAAAGGTCTCCTTATAGTCTTGAGGGGGCAGATCAGTCCATTAGCATAATATAGCTCATAAAGACAGTGTTCTGCATCCGAGTTTGGTGAGTAGtctctgggtcttaaaagcttgtgagcagccatctaagatacaactattgatatCTACTCATCTGGAACTAAAGGGAAAGAAGGAgaccaaagattcaaagaagaaactagtctacagaccAATCATCGACATGAATAACATCATCTTCcttcagaccagaagaactagatggtgcccagctaccactactgactgttccaACCAGAGactcaatagatggtcctggatagaatgggagaaaaatgtagagcaaaactcaaattcctaaaaaaagtgcacacttactggactggtagagactagatgaactCCAGAGACTGTTGCCCTGGGATACTCTTTAatcttggaactcaaaccactagcagaggtcacctttcagccaagtgACAGATtgacccataaaataaataatatcacctgtgaatactgtaattctcaaaataattgtctaggtgaaaccaaatggtaaacatttaccctaggccaaagacgagaaggcaaggggggacagggaagcttgattaatggaaatagaacaaccaaaatggaaataacgagacggctgatatattgtgaagaatgtaaccaacgtcactgaacaacatgtatagaaattgttaaatgagaacttaatttcctgtgtaaacttttaccaaaaaatgcaataaaatatttaaaaaaatatataaagttcTCCTTGTTAAAGGAGCTAATTTTCATTTCTTGGAATTTTGAAATCTGGGCAGAACTATGGGTGAGGTGTCCCAAACCAGGGGAGGAATAGTGTTAACACTGAGTTCCCGTAGTAGAGTTGGGGCAAGGCTGTCTTGGATGGTTCTAGGTCACTTCTGTTGAGAATCCCAGCACATCTTTAAAGCTAGAGAAATGGAAAAAGTATCAGACTTGAAGAGATTCTAGGTTTCAAGTTTAAACAGTAGTTCCAGATAAAATAATAAttgttaacttttattgagtaaaaaaaaaaaaaattactaattaACTCTATTAAGAGCTTGCATGGGGTCCCATTTAAGCTACCCAATGGCTATCAGAGATAAGAGCTGTTGCTATTTGAATTCGGAAGGTTAGAAAAAtgaagcttagagaggttaaTAGTTTGCATCAGATTGGTATACCCAGCAAGTAGTGGAGGCAAGATTTGAAACCAGCCAGTCTGACATCATAGCTCTTCTATATCCCCTACACGTTTGGGGATGGCTGTCTAGCTATGTCTGATCCTCAGTTTCTGCATGCCTCCTCCCCTACAGCTGAAACTCACTGGCTCTTCCCTAGGAACATTGTGACCTTAGGGAGTGTGAATTGAAGGTCTCTATCTCCACAATTATCCCCATATTGTGGTAACATAGCTTCTGCCTTGCTCCTTGTGGTTTAATAGCCCAAATCTGCCAACAGGACCTCTCATTCTTTCCAGCCTTATTAACCAGTTTTGCTAGTTCTGGATTTCTTcctgtatttttcagttcttatACATAAGGACTACAGGATATATTTGATTCCCAGCCTGAAGGTAAGAACTGCAAGACTGGTGACAACCTACTCTGATACCATGtatatgtgttttgttttattattttctaattcTTGGTTTAAAAG from the Loxodonta africana isolate mLoxAfr1 chromosome 7, mLoxAfr1.hap2, whole genome shotgun sequence genome contains:
- the MS4A7 gene encoding membrane-spanning 4-domains subfamily A member 7 isoform X2, which translates into the protein MLPQPKTKGTFNTFIPKDINIPQREKHGHTYQKEDNLKSDLQKEATVLGTIQILSCLVISSLGAILASAPYASHFKPEVSTILMSGYPFVGSLCFVITGSLSIISGKKSAEDFAMSSLTSNALSSVAAGTGFILLTDSLVALGTASQQCDSENLSSLPYSDYYYSVYEAKDCLLASASLTSAFFLLQSQKHTQYVKKCSSRSWI
- the MS4A7 gene encoding membrane-spanning 4-domains subfamily A member 7 isoform X1; its protein translation is MLPQPKTKGTFNTFIPKDINIPQREKHGHTYQKEDNLKSDLQKEATVLGTIQILSCLVISSLGAILASAPYASHFKPEVSTILMSGYPFVGSLCFVITGSLSIISGKKSAEDFAMSSLTSNALSSVAAGTGFILLTDSLVALGTASQQCDSENLSSLPYSDYYYSVYEAKDCLLASASLTGLLVVMLVFTVLELLLAVYASLLWWKQVHSSNPGSAFFLLQSQKHTQYVKKCSSRSWI